Proteins found in one Bacteroidales bacterium genomic segment:
- a CDS encoding mannose-6-phosphate isomerase — MNSLYPLLFRPVYKEKIWGGQRIKTLLGKDFSPLPNCGEVWLISGVEGESTVVSNGFLAGNELNELVEVYMDDLVGGPVFEKFGDRFPLLFKFIDSNDYLSVQVHPDDELALERHQGYGKTEMWYVIDAGPDAELISGFRKPVDRQQFLDHLQNGSLREILNTEKVTAGDVFYLPAGRIHALGPGILLTEIQQASDITYRVYDWDRTDPQGNRRELHISQALDAIDYQVGDQSRIHYSGKPNAAVTLVESPYFTTNLLQLTKPSWKEFAKPDSFVVYVCTGGRAELVCREGRLPLVSGDAVLVPAEIPEFQLFPSPTVDLLEVYVEA; from the coding sequence GCAAGGACTTCTCTCCCCTGCCCAATTGTGGTGAAGTTTGGCTTATCTCAGGGGTGGAAGGTGAAAGTACCGTCGTCAGCAATGGTTTCCTGGCCGGCAATGAACTCAATGAGCTTGTGGAGGTGTATATGGACGACTTGGTGGGAGGGCCGGTATTTGAAAAGTTCGGAGATCGGTTCCCGCTCCTTTTTAAATTCATTGATTCCAATGATTACCTGTCGGTCCAGGTCCACCCCGATGATGAACTGGCTTTGGAGCGGCACCAGGGCTATGGCAAAACGGAAATGTGGTATGTGATCGATGCCGGGCCTGACGCAGAATTGATCAGCGGGTTCAGGAAGCCCGTTGATCGTCAGCAATTCCTTGATCATTTGCAAAACGGGTCCCTCCGTGAGATCTTGAATACGGAAAAGGTAACGGCTGGCGATGTTTTTTATTTGCCTGCCGGGAGGATCCATGCACTCGGACCGGGCATTTTACTGACAGAGATCCAGCAGGCCTCCGATATCACCTACCGGGTCTATGACTGGGACAGGACGGATCCGCAGGGCAACAGGCGTGAATTGCACATCAGTCAGGCTCTTGACGCCATTGACTACCAGGTGGGTGATCAGAGCCGGATCCACTATTCGGGAAAGCCGAACGCAGCGGTCACCCTGGTTGAAAGTCCCTATTTTACGACAAACCTGCTGCAGCTCACCAAACCGTCGTGGAAGGAATTCGCAAAACCGGATTCTTTTGTGGTCTATGTTTGCACGGGGGGCCGTGCAGAACTGGTCTGCCGGGAGGGACGCCTGCCCCTGGTCAGCGGTGATGCAGTCCTCGTACCTGCTGAGATTCCTGAATTCCAGCTATTCCCTTCTCCAACCGTTGACTTGCTGGAGGTTTATGTTGAGGCGTAA
- a CDS encoding TlpA disulfide reductase family protein, with translation MKRIGVLFLAFLVTGWMCSAQGDDKANRTIPSVTVKTVDGQNFNTADLTNEGNPMIISFWALWCKPCVRELTTISDVYDEWQEETGVRLVAISIDDSRSSSKVMPFVNGKGWDFDIYLDPNGDFKRAMNVNLIPHTFLLNGKGEIVWQHTSFTEGAELELIDLVRKVKAGEDISSKDSGE, from the coding sequence ATGAAAAGAATTGGTGTTCTGTTTTTGGCATTCCTGGTCACCGGATGGATGTGTTCTGCCCAGGGAGATGATAAAGCCAACCGAACGATCCCCTCTGTCACCGTCAAAACTGTGGATGGGCAAAATTTCAATACCGCTGACCTGACAAACGAAGGGAATCCGATGATCATCAGCTTCTGGGCGTTGTGGTGCAAACCCTGCGTCAGGGAGCTGACAACGATCAGCGATGTCTATGATGAGTGGCAGGAAGAAACGGGTGTCAGGCTTGTGGCAATATCCATCGACGACTCCAGGTCATCCTCCAAGGTGATGCCTTTTGTTAACGGAAAAGGATGGGATTTTGACATTTATCTTGATCCAAACGGGGATTTCAAGCGTGCCATGAATGTCAACCTGATCCCGCACACGTTCCTGTTGAACGGAAAAGGTGAAATCGTGTGGCAGCACACTTCATTCACCGAAGGTGCTGAACTTGAACTTATTGACCTTGTCCGTAAAGTCAAAGCAGGTGAAGATATCTCATCGAAGGACTCAGGTGAATAA